A single window of Streptomyces griseoviridis DNA harbors:
- a CDS encoding C40 family peptidase, producing the protein MASHRKSRPAGTRVAGIRTPALATAALTSVALLSQSADATPAADGAPSLEEVEKKVDALYRQAESATEKYNAAKERTGKQRKRVDTLLDDVARRTQKLNEAREELGSFAAAQYRTGASAPDTATFLLADSPQDYFDQTQLMSRLTTRQKGAVDDYVTEQSATMKKRREAAQGLQTLTETQSDLHTAKATVQRKLSDARAVLSRLTAEEKARLAAIEKEKREKAAEEAAELAKRQAAAEKAAQRQPDTSASSSSAPSSSSGAYSTKAQKTLAFARAQIGKPYVWGATGPDSYDCSGLTQAAWKAAGVSLPRTTYDQVNAGTTVSLAAAQPGDLVFFYDDVTHVGIYIGDGMMIHAPKPGAYVREESLYYDGESAIHSVVRPA; encoded by the coding sequence TTGGCGTCGCACCGCAAGTCGCGTCCCGCCGGAACGCGCGTAGCAGGAATCCGCACCCCCGCTCTCGCCACGGCCGCCCTCACCTCGGTGGCCCTGCTGTCCCAGTCGGCCGACGCCACGCCCGCCGCCGACGGCGCTCCGAGCCTGGAGGAGGTCGAGAAGAAGGTCGACGCCCTGTACCGGCAGGCGGAGTCGGCGACGGAGAAGTACAACGCGGCCAAGGAGCGGACGGGCAAGCAGCGCAAGCGCGTCGACACCCTCCTCGACGACGTGGCCCGGCGCACCCAGAAGCTCAACGAGGCGCGCGAGGAGCTGGGTTCCTTCGCCGCCGCGCAGTACCGCACGGGCGCCTCCGCGCCGGACACGGCGACGTTCCTGCTCGCCGACTCGCCGCAGGACTACTTCGACCAGACGCAGCTGATGAGCCGTCTGACCACGCGGCAGAAGGGCGCGGTCGACGACTACGTCACCGAGCAGTCGGCGACCATGAAGAAGCGGCGGGAGGCCGCCCAGGGTCTTCAGACGCTCACCGAGACGCAGAGCGACCTGCACACGGCGAAGGCCACCGTGCAGCGGAAACTGTCCGACGCGCGCGCGGTGCTCTCGAGGCTGACCGCCGAGGAGAAGGCGCGGCTGGCGGCGATCGAGAAGGAGAAGCGGGAGAAGGCCGCCGAGGAGGCGGCCGAGCTGGCGAAGCGGCAGGCGGCGGCGGAGAAGGCGGCCCAGCGGCAGCCGGACACGTCGGCTTCCTCGTCGTCGGCGCCCTCGTCGTCGTCGGGCGCGTACTCCACGAAGGCCCAGAAGACGCTGGCGTTCGCCCGCGCGCAGATCGGCAAGCCGTACGTGTGGGGCGCGACGGGCCCCGACTCCTACGACTGCTCCGGTCTCACCCAGGCCGCGTGGAAGGCCGCGGGAGTCAGCCTCCCGCGCACCACCTACGACCAGGTGAACGCCGGCACCACGGTCTCCCTCGCCGCCGCGCAACCCGGTGACCTGGTCTTCTTCTACGACGACGTCACCCATGTGGGCATCTACATCGGCGACGGCATGATGATCCACGCGCCGAAGCCGGGCGCCTACGTGCGCGAGGAGTCCCTCTACTACGACGGCGAGTCGGCGATCCACAGCGTGGTCCGCCCGGCCTGA
- the pcrA gene encoding DNA helicase PcrA — translation MSSLFDDSFLANLQTPRGHDEEPPPPPEDEHAPESIPDDLFAGKFDVPPERDAHYRDGAPRPVLDPAALVDGLNENQREAVVHAGTPLLIVAGAGSGKTRVLTHRIAYLLAARNAHPGQILAITFTNKAAGEMKERVEQLVGPRANAMWVMTFHSACVRILRRESKKLGFTSSFSIYDAADSKRLMALVCRDLDLDPKRYPPKSFSAKISNLKNELIDEEDFAAQAADGFEKTLAQAYAMYQSRLREANALDFDDLIMTTVNLLRAFPDVAEHYRRRFRHVLVDEYQDTNHAQYALVRELVGSSEHPVDVPPAEHDLPPAELCVVGDADQSIYAFRGATIRNILQFEEDYPDATTILLEQNYRSTQTILSAANAVIERNESRRPKNLWTNAGAGARITGYVADTEHDEAQFVAEEIDRLTDAGDAKAGDVAVFYRTNAQSRVFEEIFIRVGLPYKVVGGVRFYERKEVRDVLAYLRVLANPEDSVPLRRILNVPKRGIGDRAEAMIDALAQREKISFPQALRRVDEAYGMAARSTNAVKRFNTLMEDLRTIVDSGAGPATVLEAILERTGYLAELQASTDPQDETRIENLQELAAVALEFEQETGDTESETPAGLAAFLERVALVADSDQIPDEDDGSGVITLMTLHTAKGLEFPVVFLTGMEDGVFPHMRALGQTKELEEERRLAYVGITRARERLYLTRSSLRSAWGQPSYNPPSRFLEEIPPQHVDWKRTGATAPASSGPVSGVAGSLSSSRSRSSASGASGFATRRTSEKPVVTLAVGDRVTHDQFGLGTVVGVKGTGANTEATVDFGDPKPKRLLLRYAPVEKL, via the coding sequence ATGAGCAGCCTCTTTGACGACAGCTTCCTGGCGAACCTCCAGACCCCCCGCGGGCACGACGAGGAACCCCCGCCACCGCCCGAGGACGAGCACGCTCCGGAGTCGATCCCGGACGACCTGTTCGCCGGGAAGTTCGACGTGCCCCCGGAACGGGACGCCCACTACCGCGACGGCGCCCCCCGCCCGGTGCTCGACCCGGCGGCCCTGGTCGACGGGCTGAACGAGAACCAGCGGGAGGCCGTCGTGCACGCCGGCACCCCCCTGCTCATCGTGGCCGGCGCGGGATCGGGCAAGACCAGGGTGCTCACCCACCGCATCGCCTACCTGCTGGCCGCGCGGAACGCGCACCCCGGCCAGATCCTCGCCATCACCTTCACCAACAAGGCCGCGGGCGAGATGAAGGAGCGCGTCGAGCAGCTCGTCGGCCCCCGCGCGAACGCCATGTGGGTGATGACGTTCCACAGCGCGTGCGTGCGCATCCTGCGCCGCGAGAGCAAGAAACTCGGCTTCACGTCGTCGTTCTCGATCTACGACGCCGCCGACTCCAAGCGCCTGATGGCGCTGGTCTGCCGCGATCTCGACCTCGACCCCAAGCGCTACCCGCCGAAGTCCTTCAGCGCCAAGATCTCCAACCTGAAGAACGAGCTGATCGACGAGGAGGACTTCGCGGCCCAGGCCGCCGACGGCTTCGAGAAGACCCTCGCCCAGGCCTACGCGATGTACCAGTCGCGGCTGCGCGAGGCCAACGCCCTCGACTTCGACGACCTGATCATGACGACGGTCAACCTGCTGCGCGCCTTCCCCGACGTCGCCGAGCACTACCGCCGCCGCTTCCGGCACGTCCTGGTCGACGAGTACCAGGACACCAACCACGCCCAGTACGCGCTGGTGCGCGAGCTGGTCGGCAGCTCCGAGCACCCGGTGGACGTCCCGCCCGCCGAGCACGACCTGCCGCCCGCCGAGCTGTGCGTCGTCGGTGACGCCGACCAGTCGATCTACGCCTTCCGGGGCGCGACGATCCGCAACATCCTCCAGTTCGAGGAGGACTACCCGGACGCGACGACGATCCTCCTGGAGCAGAACTACCGCTCCACCCAGACGATCCTGTCCGCGGCCAACGCCGTCATCGAGCGCAACGAGTCCCGCCGCCCCAAGAACCTGTGGACCAACGCGGGCGCGGGCGCCCGCATCACCGGCTACGTCGCCGACACCGAGCACGACGAGGCGCAGTTCGTCGCCGAGGAGATAGACCGCCTCACCGACGCGGGCGACGCCAAGGCCGGCGACGTCGCCGTCTTCTACCGCACGAACGCCCAGTCCCGGGTCTTCGAAGAGATCTTCATCCGCGTCGGCCTGCCCTACAAGGTCGTCGGCGGCGTGCGCTTCTACGAGCGCAAGGAGGTCAGGGACGTCCTCGCCTACCTGCGGGTGCTGGCCAACCCGGAGGACTCCGTCCCGCTGCGCCGCATCCTGAACGTGCCCAAGCGCGGCATCGGCGACCGCGCCGAGGCGATGATCGACGCCCTCGCCCAGCGCGAGAAGATCAGCTTCCCGCAGGCGCTGCGCCGGGTGGACGAGGCGTACGGCATGGCGGCCCGCTCCACCAACGCCGTCAAGCGGTTCAACACGCTGATGGAGGACCTGCGGACGATCGTCGACTCCGGTGCCGGGCCCGCCACGGTCCTTGAGGCGATCCTCGAACGCACCGGCTACCTCGCCGAGTTGCAGGCCTCCACCGACCCGCAGGACGAGACCCGCATCGAGAACCTCCAGGAACTCGCCGCCGTCGCCCTGGAGTTCGAGCAGGAGACCGGCGACACCGAGAGCGAGACGCCCGCCGGGCTCGCCGCCTTCCTCGAACGGGTCGCGCTGGTCGCCGACTCCGACCAGATCCCCGACGAGGACGACGGCTCCGGAGTCATCACCCTGATGACCCTGCACACCGCGAAGGGCCTCGAATTCCCGGTGGTGTTCCTCACCGGCATGGAGGACGGCGTCTTCCCGCACATGCGCGCCCTCGGCCAGACCAAGGAGCTGGAGGAGGAGCGGCGGCTCGCCTACGTCGGCATCACCCGCGCGCGGGAACGGCTGTATCTGACGCGCTCCTCGCTGCGCAGCGCGTGGGGGCAGCCGTCGTACAACCCGCCCTCCCGGTTCCTCGAGGAGATCCCGCCCCAGCACGTCGACTGGAAGCGCACCGGCGCCACCGCGCCCGCGTCCTCAGGACCGGTGTCGGGGGTGGCGGGCTCCCTGTCGTCGTCCCGGTCCCGTTCCTCGGCGTCGGGTGCGTCCGGGTTCGCCACCCGCAGGACGTCGGAGAAGCCGGTGGTCACGCTGGCCGTCGGCGACCGGGTGACCCACGACCAGTTCGGGCTCGGCACGGTGGTGGGGGTCAAGGGCACGGGCGCCAACACGGAGGCGACGGTCGACTTCGGGGACCCCAAGCCGAAGCGGCTGCTGCTGCGGTACGCGCCGGTCGAGAAGCTCTGA
- a CDS encoding M23 family metallopeptidase gives MNDRHPSGILTTPTPASDADPAHQAPYGTQEAQYGDFTPYGGYDTGAFPTDGHGTSTFAADPLFGSLPGDATGAYDKSAWNTGGHQTLHYDAYAAQHHATYDTGAYETTAWGTGQHLSAVPPQTHVSDASGQWDASGWLQPDASGGHADGTQQWEWGTQTFETGTYDATQWNSDGSAPAADGGHDPQADAGFDQQSTAVFSQVEHPHGDDEFGRAEHVDRSGYDEPGHEQADYDQGGYDQGGYDQRGYDRSGHDGPGHGSSGYDDEPHHGQTGYDQTGYDQAGHSETGFDEADYDRPAAHDDEGLTATGELPAFAPLLDDQEEIVPAARAAGRAASRSRRRPPPKRSALLTIAVPSACVMGVAGIAAASVGTLTGEGEAATSASASDAQPVQPSTANIKLDTQLQSLSAGADDFADRASRTQERIDLKAEQVAEKKKAIAEAARKERLRPKYALPVAQRGLSAYFGQAGINWMSVHTGIDFPVSYGTTVMAATDGVARTQWNSAYGNMMIVTAKDGTETWYCHLSTYRVASGTPVKAGDPIAYSGNSGNSTGPHLHFEVRPAGGSAIDPLPWLRSHGIDPT, from the coding sequence GTGAACGACCGTCACCCGTCGGGGATACTGACCACCCCGACCCCGGCTTCCGACGCCGACCCGGCACACCAGGCGCCGTACGGCACCCAGGAAGCCCAGTACGGCGACTTCACCCCGTACGGCGGCTACGACACCGGCGCCTTCCCGACCGACGGCCACGGCACGTCGACGTTCGCCGCCGACCCCCTCTTCGGCAGCCTCCCCGGCGACGCCACCGGCGCGTACGACAAGTCGGCCTGGAACACCGGCGGCCACCAGACCCTCCACTACGACGCCTACGCGGCGCAGCACCACGCCACGTACGACACCGGCGCGTACGAGACGACGGCCTGGGGCACCGGGCAGCACCTGTCCGCGGTCCCGCCGCAGACGCACGTCTCCGACGCCTCGGGGCAGTGGGACGCGAGCGGTTGGCTCCAGCCCGACGCCTCCGGCGGCCACGCCGACGGGACCCAGCAGTGGGAGTGGGGCACCCAGACCTTCGAGACGGGCACGTACGACGCCACCCAGTGGAACTCCGACGGCTCGGCCCCCGCCGCCGACGGCGGCCACGACCCGCAGGCGGACGCGGGCTTCGACCAGCAGTCGACCGCCGTCTTCTCCCAGGTCGAACACCCGCACGGCGACGACGAGTTCGGCCGCGCCGAGCACGTCGACCGCAGCGGCTACGACGAACCCGGCCATGAGCAGGCGGATTACGACCAGGGCGGGTACGACCAGGGCGGGTACGACCAGCGCGGTTACGACCGGTCCGGTCACGACGGACCGGGTCACGGATCGTCCGGCTACGACGACGAACCGCACCACGGCCAGACCGGTTACGACCAGACCGGTTACGACCAGGCCGGTCACAGCGAGACCGGGTTCGACGAGGCCGACTACGACCGGCCCGCCGCGCATGACGACGAGGGGCTGACCGCCACCGGTGAACTCCCCGCCTTCGCGCCGCTCCTGGACGACCAGGAGGAGATCGTCCCGGCCGCACGCGCCGCCGGGCGTGCCGCGTCGCGCTCGCGCCGCAGGCCGCCGCCCAAGCGGTCCGCGCTGCTGACGATCGCCGTGCCGTCGGCGTGCGTGATGGGGGTCGCGGGCATCGCCGCCGCGTCGGTGGGCACGCTGACCGGCGAAGGCGAGGCGGCGACCTCCGCGTCGGCGTCGGACGCGCAGCCGGTGCAGCCGTCGACCGCCAACATCAAGCTGGACACCCAGTTGCAGAGCCTCTCCGCCGGTGCCGACGACTTCGCCGACCGGGCGAGCCGCACCCAGGAGCGCATCGACCTCAAGGCCGAGCAGGTCGCCGAGAAGAAGAAGGCCATCGCGGAGGCCGCCCGCAAGGAGCGGCTGCGCCCCAAGTACGCGCTCCCGGTGGCCCAGCGCGGGCTCAGCGCCTACTTCGGCCAGGCCGGCATCAACTGGATGTCGGTGCACACCGGCATCGACTTCCCGGTCTCGTACGGCACCACCGTGATGGCCGCGACCGACGGCGTCGCGCGGACGCAGTGGAACAGCGCCTACGGCAACATGATGATCGTGACCGCGAAGGACGGCACGGAGACGTGGTACTGCCACCTCTCCACCTACCGGGTCGCCTCCGGTACGCCGGTCAAGGCCGGCGACCCGATCGCGTACTCGGGGAACTCGGGCAACTCGACGGGACCGCACCTGCACTTCGAGGTCAGGCCCGCGGGCGGCTCGGCCATCGACCCGCTCCCGTGGCTGCGCAGCCACGGCATCGACCCGACGTAA